A window of the Bdellovibrio sp. ZAP7 genome harbors these coding sequences:
- a CDS encoding translocation/assembly module TamB domain-containing protein — protein sequence MKRVFWILITPTLGFLILWGLGNWFIIPRLEVWALQELQNYSKTSLPMEVQADRLRIRVLRPSLALENIRILPKGEFAKVTEVVRVARASIHLDFFSLLGGRLNLSALMIDAPETAINIDPLMKKDSKPEPLPLDDIFAITEKIPLQKILLNNVHVLVTSEKLGFNIEASNSGLLLTNMGRNITAKLDTPTLAVSLKKVGQFSGSLDSHLYLTRQSLRVLQLGVRLDESEFVARGELTDFKNVTLKPSGVINLSAKVSLADIYKELQDLKPTVSVPKLAGTLDTEIETRFNGLSDINAKADITTHSLNVGKFELGDAHIEGEYKNKAFTFSEVTVNHPAGKALLNKSQFQLNENYDFKSVVKVETLDLQKLFASLDLKSIPVGLQMQGVLPCSGHILPSFQVTCEDGELTGQNLWVKSENNSKGMEIVNLKNFKVTGKTQVTMDAVTYDTNLAIGSSVGTSDGVIDFHKGFKINYKTKKLDMKDIQNLAHLRMTGNASIEGSTQGDSNTATMDMSLNVRDFIFEDFNLGNVISNVKLIKGHLLFENIAGAQNKTQYIGDLDIDLSHDHLVGTFSAPTADLDDIATILEGIYKFPLTVAGTGAAKATVEGPLNFWRLNYSLDSAFKNVSAGGENFDQMHFNVDATNGNIKTRKVQLLKNNSVATVTGGISNEKILNLIVDAKNWRLEESDTINRITTNMYGSLNASAEIKNSFKDARVNVKGALTETVLEDQELENSAFQMHLDAKSLGGQLSLFGDKVQGEFQYPFENATPLKIQMKTNQWTFSSLLALIGGANLANEYESSLTSTIDLRSESGDLFKSTGKILIQNFYLKRGNSSVSNTGPIEIIADNGNTSFKNFMLRGPHNTIKITGSNFTADRLNMNIDAKADLRLLQIFTPFLDDLGGPLRMSASVSGKVTKPEILGTANLNNAFVKLKGFPHPLERLQANVSFSQTRIIINEIKGQLAGGSVTGDGSVIINGVRDLPTSVRAHLENVSMNVPDRVHTTGDADLLFSGKWFPFVLSGTYRVNGGIFEKEFIEGGASVSSIQQSAYLPKVLRETQFEPVLLDLQINLERPLPVKNSMFDGTVTGNIAVKGPPTNPVLLGKITTERRSKIIFKDRQFDILTANVDFTDPTQINPNLYVSATSRINEYDVQLFAQGPAKNPTIKLTSIPPLSEQDIVSLIALGVTSQSMATTGQSKALADQAGLEVAGGILAGEINKPLEATGFKFGVSSQYDSTRNISVPKITLTRRLTDKMKVSGSRQVGDVSGYDVKLEYLLNPNWTAVGSFENKNMYDNNTLQNTPSETESIFGLDLEFKREFK from the coding sequence GTGAAGCGTGTCTTTTGGATTCTTATCACTCCCACTTTAGGTTTTCTGATTCTTTGGGGTCTGGGGAATTGGTTTATCATCCCGCGCCTGGAAGTATGGGCTTTGCAAGAACTGCAAAACTATTCCAAAACTTCTTTACCCATGGAAGTTCAAGCAGATCGCTTGCGCATTCGTGTCCTCCGTCCGTCCCTGGCATTAGAAAATATTCGCATCCTTCCTAAAGGTGAATTTGCCAAGGTGACTGAAGTGGTTCGTGTTGCCCGCGCGAGCATTCACTTGGATTTCTTTTCGCTTTTAGGTGGCCGCTTGAATCTGTCAGCTTTGATGATTGATGCCCCTGAGACTGCAATCAATATCGATCCATTGATGAAAAAGGATTCAAAGCCTGAACCCTTGCCATTGGACGATATCTTTGCGATTACGGAAAAAATTCCTCTCCAAAAAATCTTACTGAACAATGTGCATGTTTTGGTGACCTCCGAAAAACTGGGCTTCAACATCGAAGCCAGCAACAGTGGTTTGCTTTTGACGAACATGGGCCGCAACATCACCGCCAAACTTGATACTCCGACATTGGCGGTATCTTTGAAAAAAGTGGGCCAGTTCTCGGGCTCCCTGGATTCTCATCTTTACCTTACTCGTCAGTCCTTGCGCGTTCTGCAACTCGGGGTCCGCCTGGATGAATCTGAATTTGTCGCTCGTGGTGAATTGACGGATTTCAAAAACGTGACACTGAAACCTTCAGGCGTCATCAATTTGTCAGCGAAAGTATCGTTGGCAGATATTTATAAAGAACTGCAGGATTTAAAACCGACAGTTTCTGTCCCAAAACTTGCCGGGACGTTGGATACCGAGATTGAAACGCGCTTTAATGGCCTGTCTGATATCAACGCCAAGGCGGATATCACGACTCACAGCCTGAACGTCGGAAAATTTGAATTGGGTGACGCCCATATTGAAGGCGAATATAAAAACAAAGCTTTCACGTTCTCTGAAGTTACCGTTAATCATCCGGCTGGAAAAGCGCTGTTGAATAAATCCCAGTTTCAGTTGAATGAAAACTACGATTTCAAATCCGTGGTTAAAGTTGAAACTTTGGACTTACAAAAACTTTTCGCTTCGCTGGATTTAAAAAGCATTCCCGTGGGTTTGCAAATGCAAGGCGTGCTTCCGTGCTCGGGTCACATTCTGCCGTCCTTCCAGGTTACTTGCGAAGATGGCGAACTGACAGGTCAAAACCTTTGGGTGAAATCAGAGAACAACTCCAAGGGTATGGAAATCGTGAACCTTAAAAACTTTAAGGTGACGGGTAAAACGCAAGTAACGATGGATGCGGTGACTTATGATACGAACCTTGCCATCGGCAGCAGCGTTGGTACCAGTGACGGTGTGATCGATTTCCACAAAGGTTTTAAGATCAATTATAAAACCAAGAAATTGGATATGAAAGATATCCAAAATCTGGCGCACTTAAGAATGACCGGTAATGCCAGCATAGAGGGTTCGACTCAAGGTGACTCGAATACAGCCACCATGGACATGAGCCTCAATGTTCGCGATTTTATTTTTGAAGATTTCAATCTTGGTAACGTGATCAGCAATGTGAAACTAATAAAAGGTCACTTGCTATTTGAAAATATTGCAGGCGCCCAGAATAAAACACAATATATCGGCGATTTGGATATTGATTTAAGTCACGACCATCTGGTGGGAACTTTTAGTGCTCCGACGGCGGATCTGGATGATATCGCGACGATCCTGGAAGGTATCTATAAATTCCCACTGACAGTTGCGGGAACTGGAGCTGCCAAAGCCACGGTTGAAGGTCCTTTGAATTTCTGGAGATTGAATTATTCTTTGGATTCGGCCTTCAAAAATGTTTCTGCTGGCGGCGAAAACTTTGATCAAATGCACTTTAATGTCGATGCCACAAACGGCAACATCAAGACCCGTAAAGTTCAGCTTTTGAAAAACAACTCGGTTGCGACTGTGACTGGCGGAATTAGCAACGAGAAGATTTTGAATCTAATCGTTGATGCGAAAAATTGGCGTTTGGAAGAATCCGACACGATCAATCGTATTACGACGAACATGTACGGCTCCCTAAATGCTTCCGCAGAAATTAAAAACTCTTTTAAAGACGCCCGCGTGAACGTTAAGGGTGCTTTGACGGAAACAGTTCTGGAAGATCAGGAATTGGAAAACTCAGCATTCCAAATGCACTTGGATGCAAAAAGCCTAGGTGGTCAGTTAAGCCTATTTGGTGATAAAGTTCAGGGTGAATTCCAATATCCTTTTGAAAATGCCACGCCACTAAAAATCCAAATGAAGACCAATCAGTGGACCTTCTCTTCCCTGCTTGCTTTAATCGGCGGAGCAAATCTGGCGAACGAGTACGAGTCTTCTTTGACTTCGACGATTGATCTGCGTTCCGAATCTGGGGATTTGTTTAAATCCACGGGCAAAATCCTGATTCAAAATTTCTATTTGAAACGTGGTAATTCCAGCGTTTCAAATACGGGGCCGATCGAAATCATCGCAGACAACGGCAATACTTCATTTAAGAACTTCATGCTGCGTGGCCCACACAATACGATTAAAATCACAGGTTCTAATTTTACTGCTGATCGTTTGAACATGAATATAGATGCCAAGGCGGACTTGCGCTTGTTGCAAATCTTTACTCCCTTCCTGGATGATTTGGGCGGCCCCTTACGCATGTCTGCGAGTGTCTCCGGAAAAGTTACGAAGCCTGAAATCTTGGGTACGGCAAACTTAAATAATGCCTTTGTGAAACTGAAAGGCTTCCCACACCCTTTGGAAAGACTGCAGGCGAATGTTTCTTTCTCGCAAACTCGTATCATCATCAACGAAATCAAAGGTCAACTGGCTGGCGGTTCCGTCACGGGTGACGGCAGTGTCATCATCAATGGTGTCAGAGATTTGCCGACATCTGTGCGCGCACATCTTGAGAATGTTTCGATGAATGTACCAGACCGCGTGCACACGACAGGTGATGCAGATCTTTTGTTCTCTGGAAAATGGTTCCCGTTTGTATTGTCCGGAACTTACCGCGTGAATGGCGGGATTTTTGAAAAAGAGTTTATCGAAGGCGGCGCCAGCGTTTCCAGCATCCAACAGAGCGCCTACCTGCCTAAAGTTTTGCGCGAAACTCAGTTCGAACCTGTTTTATTGGATTTGCAAATCAATCTGGAAAGACCACTGCCTGTGAAGAACTCCATGTTCGATGGAACTGTCACCGGCAATATCGCCGTCAAAGGACCACCAACCAATCCGGTTCTTTTGGGTAAAATCACCACGGAAAGACGTTCTAAAATTATCTTTAAAGACCGCCAGTTTGATATCTTGACTGCGAACGTGGATTTCACGGATCCAACGCAGATCAACCCCAATCTGTATGTATCGGCAACTTCTCGTATCAACGAATACGACGTGCAGTTGTTTGCTCAAGGCCCAGCTAAAAATCCGACGATCAAACTGACAAGTATCCCGCCTCTTTCTGAACAAGACATCGTTTCTTTGATTGCCCTGGGCGTGACTTCTCAAAGTATGGCAACGACGGGTCAGTCGAAAGCCCTGGCAGATCAAGCCGGTTTGGAAGTTGCCGGAGGAATCTTGGCTGGTGAAATCAATAAGCCTCTTGAAGCCACGGGTTTCAAATTCGGCGTAAGCTCCCAGTACGATTCTACTCGTAATATCAGCGTTCCTAAGATCACTTTGACTCGTCGTTTGACCGATAAAATGAAAGTGTCTGGCAGCCGTCAAGTGGGTGACGTTTCTGGTTACGATGTGAAACTTGAATATCTTTTGAATCCGAACTGGACAGCGGTCGGTTCGTTCGAAAATAAAAACATGTACGACAACAATACTTTGCAAAATACTCCTTCAGAAACTGAAAGTATTTTCGGACTTGATCTTGAATTTAAACGGGAGTTCAAATGA
- a CDS encoding outer membrane protein assembly factor, protein MAFAFLLFIHASPAWAKKALDISSLPPEIQTDLVRRYPQINKDFIALDVVDDILRYLQPKPQFDRLVVTEGAAGSYKLDYIHAKRIGEVNFIGNNFLSNSETSAIFTVKSGDVFDQQSLAELGEKLRLHYRDQGFLNTVVDIEMPPGKNDTVDINLKITENKRTLIHNLIVQSPNGKLNKDLVNKLDSRIDDPLTDKYLADIVKTARSFLNKERYVRADFVGPKITYNSDESEATLSYRVDRPESYEFDFKGQRIFGARKLRNALDLDNYYSANPNIGTELAAKLRNHYLAEGYARAEVTATEEEKGNQFLRKITFEVEEGPRVKIQSINISGKFSRNPKHYSDIIRNYSSVTVSDGYYNKDDIDTGLKNLVLALQNEGYLQSKIVSTRLTYNKEKDQVNLYVNLDEGPLTLIQSVSFLGNEAYKNEELLKVTGLQPGPLKLSQIEEAVKNIKNFYQKNGYIEMLLLNEREDLVTYDETNTKAILNFKIFEGPQVRAASIILEGNTFTRDYVLYQELEVKKGELITPQKIEDSISHLQRTGFFGTVEVKTLEEKTNIADRTVIVRVTEREPGTFNIGAGATNERQLTLRGYTGISYRNLLGTGRGVSLRLEGNYNIADVKYLEHKVVAGYLEPYLFGSHIRGRVNITLSSQITDFNIKQVTDLNQYTYTIEKDLTSKILGTWDIYSLAQVRDSGLDETYPYAPTQQDIVTTGPNIDFDFRDNPFNPTAGTFTRVNAEYSDPVFGGTETIKYWRAVAGITFYSKLGTAQKQPIVWANNFRGGYIKNLSHLPDTADRQNGIPWDKKGFTLGGISTVRGYEAGTEYFPNNNDLGIAGGNKKYYLTTDSTMGLIKSELRFPIYGSVGGALFYDGGIVQIQGLEINEPYRAATGAGFRYNTPVGPLSVDLAWKLNMQPGESPWRVHISIGTF, encoded by the coding sequence ATGGCATTTGCTTTTTTACTATTTATCCACGCCTCCCCGGCCTGGGCGAAAAAAGCTTTGGATATTTCAAGTTTGCCGCCGGAAATTCAAACGGATCTGGTCCGTCGTTATCCGCAGATCAATAAAGACTTTATTGCCCTGGATGTCGTGGACGATATTTTGCGATACTTGCAACCGAAACCGCAATTTGACCGCCTGGTGGTCACTGAGGGAGCGGCAGGTTCCTATAAGCTTGATTACATTCATGCGAAACGTATTGGAGAAGTAAACTTTATCGGCAATAACTTTCTGTCGAACTCAGAAACCTCAGCGATCTTTACTGTCAAATCTGGTGATGTTTTTGATCAGCAAAGTTTAGCAGAGCTGGGTGAAAAGCTGCGCCTGCATTACCGCGATCAGGGGTTCTTAAACACCGTTGTCGATATTGAGATGCCACCTGGCAAAAACGACACCGTCGACATCAATCTAAAGATCACTGAAAACAAGCGCACCTTGATACACAACCTCATCGTGCAAAGCCCGAATGGGAAATTGAATAAAGACCTGGTTAACAAGCTGGATTCGCGAATTGATGATCCTCTGACGGACAAATATTTGGCGGATATTGTTAAAACCGCACGCAGCTTCCTGAATAAAGAGCGCTATGTTCGTGCTGACTTCGTGGGACCTAAGATCACTTATAACTCTGACGAATCAGAAGCGACCTTAAGTTATCGCGTGGATCGCCCTGAATCCTATGAATTTGATTTCAAAGGTCAGCGAATTTTCGGTGCCCGCAAACTTAGAAATGCCTTGGATCTGGACAACTATTACTCTGCCAATCCTAACATTGGAACAGAGCTGGCTGCGAAGTTGCGCAACCACTATCTGGCAGAGGGTTATGCCCGTGCCGAAGTAACTGCGACCGAAGAGGAAAAGGGAAATCAATTTTTACGTAAGATCACTTTCGAGGTCGAAGAGGGTCCGCGCGTAAAAATTCAGTCCATCAATATCAGCGGTAAGTTTAGCCGCAATCCGAAACACTATTCCGATATTATTCGTAACTATAGCTCCGTCACAGTTTCTGATGGCTATTACAATAAGGATGATATCGACACGGGTTTAAAGAATCTGGTGTTAGCTCTGCAAAACGAAGGTTACCTGCAATCCAAGATCGTTTCGACTCGCCTGACTTATAATAAAGAAAAAGATCAGGTTAACTTGTATGTGAATTTGGATGAAGGTCCTTTGACTTTGATTCAGTCAGTTTCCTTCCTGGGGAACGAAGCCTATAAAAATGAAGAGCTTTTGAAAGTCACAGGCTTGCAGCCGGGACCTTTAAAGCTCAGCCAGATCGAAGAAGCTGTTAAGAATATTAAAAACTTCTATCAGAAAAACGGTTATATCGAGATGCTTCTGCTGAACGAGCGTGAAGATCTGGTGACTTACGACGAAACCAACACCAAAGCGATTTTGAACTTTAAAATTTTTGAGGGGCCGCAGGTTCGCGCTGCCAGCATTATTTTAGAGGGCAATACGTTCACTCGTGATTACGTTTTATATCAAGAGTTGGAAGTTAAAAAAGGCGAATTGATTACTCCGCAAAAGATTGAGGATTCGATCTCTCACCTGCAAAGAACCGGTTTCTTTGGGACGGTAGAAGTTAAAACTTTGGAAGAGAAAACCAATATTGCGGATCGCACGGTCATTGTGCGCGTGACGGAGCGTGAGCCGGGAACGTTCAACATCGGTGCGGGTGCGACCAACGAGCGTCAACTGACGTTGCGTGGTTATACGGGTATCTCGTATCGCAACTTGCTGGGCACAGGCCGTGGGGTTTCGTTGCGTCTGGAAGGTAATTACAATATCGCGGACGTTAAGTATCTTGAGCACAAAGTTGTGGCGGGTTACTTGGAACCCTATTTGTTTGGTTCCCACATTCGCGGGCGTGTGAATATCACTCTTTCCAGTCAAATCACTGATTTTAACATTAAACAGGTCACGGATCTGAATCAGTACACGTACACAATCGAGAAAGATCTGACTTCAAAAATCCTCGGAACTTGGGATATCTATTCATTGGCGCAAGTCCGAGACTCCGGTTTAGATGAGACGTACCCGTACGCCCCGACTCAACAAGATATCGTCACGACAGGCCCCAATATTGACTTCGACTTCCGTGATAATCCATTCAATCCAACCGCAGGTACTTTTACTCGCGTGAATGCCGAATATTCGGATCCCGTATTTGGCGGTACTGAGACGATTAAGTATTGGCGTGCGGTTGCGGGTATTACTTTTTATAGCAAACTGGGCACAGCTCAAAAGCAGCCGATCGTTTGGGCGAATAACTTCCGTGGCGGTTATATCAAAAACTTAAGTCACTTGCCTGATACAGCCGATCGCCAAAACGGTATTCCTTGGGATAAAAAAGGTTTCACTCTGGGAGGGATTTCGACAGTTCGTGGTTACGAAGCTGGGACTGAGTATTTCCCGAATAACAATGACCTGGGAATTGCTGGCGGAAACAAAAAATACTATCTGACGACAGACTCAACCATGGGGCTGATCAAGTCTGAACTTCGCTTTCCTATTTATGGCTCAGTCGGCGGCGCGCTGTTTTACGACGGCGGTATCGTGCAAATTCAAGGACTGGAAATCAACGAACCTTACCGTGCAGCTACTGGTGCAGGATTCCGATACAACACTCCAGTGGGTCCGTTGAGCGTGGATTTGGCTTGGAAACTGAATATGCAACCGGGCGAATCCCCTTGGCGTGTGCATATTTCCATCGGTACCTTCTAG
- a CDS encoding helix-turn-helix domain-containing protein: MRQKNMLADFLKTKRVAAGLSQRDVSDKLGYSTPQFISNWERGVSHPPINALKKLGELYKVSAEDLFEVTLNATIQDVTQDLRRKFASSKAR; encoded by the coding sequence ATGAGACAAAAAAATATGTTGGCTGACTTTCTTAAAACAAAACGCGTTGCTGCGGGCCTATCCCAAAGAGACGTGTCTGATAAACTAGGGTATTCGACTCCACAGTTCATCTCTAACTGGGAACGTGGTGTTTCTCATCCGCCAATCAATGCTTTGAAAAAGCTGGGCGAGCTTTACAAAGTATCTGCGGAAGACCTTTTCGAAGTGACTTTGAATGCAACGATCCAAGACGTCACTCAGGATCTGCGCCGCAAATTCGCAAGCTCTAAAGCTCGCTAA
- a CDS encoding acyl-[acyl-carrier-protein] thioesterase — protein sequence MNTRTWNETFKISSQSVNARGVLGLFGLLNLIQETAWLHASRIGFGADQMARDKMYWVLTRQHTEMKRWPDFGETIRIQTWLRPPEGAFVLRGFKIFDSQDECIGYCTTTFLALEQGSGKILAVDKMRPWDDVISEEPLTLETEKIPVRGEYEKLAQFAVRNSDLDINQHVNNAKYAQWILDSIPYELHKVLKLNSYSVNFLAETYLGDTVEIEKSLSDSSQSESGGSTVYRGVRTSDGKNLFTARLNWERR from the coding sequence ATGAACACCCGAACTTGGAACGAAACATTCAAAATCTCCAGCCAAAGTGTCAATGCCCGAGGGGTTTTGGGTCTTTTTGGACTGCTCAACCTAATTCAGGAAACTGCCTGGCTGCATGCTTCCCGTATCGGCTTTGGAGCCGATCAGATGGCCCGGGACAAGATGTATTGGGTTTTGACTCGGCAACACACCGAGATGAAGCGGTGGCCTGACTTTGGCGAAACGATTCGGATTCAAACTTGGCTCCGCCCGCCTGAGGGTGCCTTTGTTTTACGCGGATTTAAGATTTTCGACTCTCAAGATGAGTGTATTGGGTATTGCACAACCACTTTTTTGGCATTGGAGCAAGGCAGTGGTAAAATCCTGGCGGTCGATAAGATGCGCCCTTGGGACGATGTCATTTCCGAGGAGCCCCTGACTTTAGAAACTGAGAAAATTCCCGTTCGCGGCGAATACGAAAAACTCGCACAGTTCGCTGTCAGAAACTCCGACCTTGATATCAACCAACATGTGAACAATGCGAAGTATGCCCAATGGATTTTGGATTCCATTCCTTATGAGCTTCATAAGGTCTTGAAACTAAACTCGTACTCGGTAAACTTTTTGGCAGAGACGTATCTCGGTGATACCGTAGAAATCGAGAAAAGTCTGAGCGATTCCTCACAATCAGAATCAGGTGGCTCCACCGTTTATCGCGGGGTTCGCACCTCTGATGGCAAGAATCTTTTTACTGCTCGTTTGAACTGGGAGAGACGTTAG
- a CDS encoding DOMON-like domain-containing protein, which yields MLELKPYTETDFTKLFKVESEVYITSDDEVILEYFLLGPTRHLSFPPLNEGDDAVRRDELWKTTCLEAFFSFDLAPDSPYLEVNCSPNGDWNAYAFTGYRQGMRADGTASISLSHRTLESDHAIFRVKIQSPALKHFKQLGITAVVEFSDGSKAYYALTHPGPQADFHNKSAFTHSLVS from the coding sequence GTGCTTGAGTTGAAACCGTATACTGAGACTGATTTCACGAAATTATTTAAAGTAGAATCTGAAGTTTACATAACCTCTGATGATGAAGTTATTCTTGAATATTTCCTTCTAGGCCCCACTCGCCACTTGTCCTTCCCACCTTTAAATGAAGGCGACGATGCCGTTCGTCGGGATGAACTTTGGAAGACCACGTGCCTGGAAGCGTTTTTTAGTTTTGACCTTGCGCCTGACTCCCCCTATTTGGAAGTAAACTGCTCCCCCAACGGAGACTGGAATGCTTATGCCTTTACCGGGTACCGCCAAGGCATGCGCGCAGATGGAACGGCCTCGATCAGTTTAAGTCACCGGACTTTGGAATCCGATCACGCCATTTTCCGGGTCAAAATTCAGTCACCTGCTTTGAAGCATTTCAAACAATTGGGCATCACTGCGGTGGTGGAGTTTTCTGACGGCTCGAAAGCTTATTATGCTCTGACTCACCCGGGTCCTCAGGCTGATTTTCATAACAAAAGCGCCTTTACGCACTCTCTCGTTTCTTGA
- a CDS encoding MmgE/PrpD family protein: protein MKKHTVRVYPSKEKLDRKDQLAWKIAEIASDNAPIKADVVDMVINRIIDNASVAIAAANRRPVASARAMAIAHPRNGGATVFGMPNDQKFDCEWAAWANGTAVRELDFHDTYLAADYSHPGDNIPAILAVAQQMGKNGKELLKGIVTGYEVHVDLVKAICLHMHKKDHIAHLCPAQAAGIGTLLSLPTETIFQAVQQAVHVSFTTRQSRKGEISSWKAYAPAHAGKLAVEAVDRVMRGEGAPSPIYEGEDSVIAYMLDGKNGKYEVPLPEVGEEKRAILETYTKEHSAEYQSQALIDLARKMKPMIKNFDDIKDIVIHTSHHTHYVIGTGANDPQKMDPNASRETLDHSIMYIFAVALQDGTWHHVNSYAPERAKRADTVALWHKISTVEDKQWTAWYHETDPDKKRFGGRVEITMKDGSKIVDELGVADAHPAGARPFKRADYIRKFDTLTEGIITKAERDRFIGLCENLENLTAEQVQQLNVQIPIDKLVNNKRDNKGIF from the coding sequence ATGAAAAAACACACAGTGCGTGTTTATCCATCTAAAGAAAAATTGGATCGTAAAGATCAATTGGCTTGGAAAATTGCAGAGATCGCTTCTGACAATGCTCCAATCAAAGCTGATGTTGTCGATATGGTTATCAACCGTATCATCGACAATGCTTCTGTTGCTATCGCTGCAGCAAACCGTCGTCCAGTAGCTTCTGCTCGTGCTATGGCTATCGCCCATCCACGCAATGGTGGTGCAACTGTATTCGGTATGCCAAACGATCAAAAATTTGACTGTGAATGGGCTGCATGGGCGAACGGTACTGCTGTTCGTGAATTGGATTTCCATGACACTTACTTGGCTGCTGACTACTCTCACCCTGGTGACAACATCCCTGCTATTTTGGCGGTTGCTCAACAAATGGGTAAAAACGGTAAAGAACTTTTGAAAGGTATCGTAACTGGTTACGAAGTTCACGTAGACCTAGTGAAAGCTATCTGCCTTCACATGCACAAAAAAGATCATATCGCTCACTTGTGCCCCGCTCAAGCGGCTGGTATCGGTACTTTGTTGTCTCTTCCAACTGAGACTATTTTCCAAGCAGTTCAACAAGCGGTTCACGTGTCTTTCACGACTCGTCAATCTCGTAAAGGTGAAATCTCTTCTTGGAAAGCTTACGCTCCAGCACACGCTGGTAAACTTGCTGTTGAAGCAGTTGACCGTGTAATGCGTGGCGAAGGCGCACCGTCTCCAATTTACGAAGGTGAAGATTCTGTTATTGCTTACATGCTTGATGGCAAAAACGGTAAATACGAAGTTCCACTTCCAGAAGTTGGCGAAGAAAAACGCGCGATCCTTGAGACTTACACTAAAGAACACTCTGCAGAGTACCAATCTCAAGCATTGATCGATCTAGCTCGCAAAATGAAGCCAATGATCAAAAACTTCGACGATATCAAAGATATCGTGATTCACACTTCTCACCACACTCACTACGTAATCGGTACAGGTGCGAACGATCCACAAAAAATGGATCCAAATGCTTCTCGCGAAACACTTGATCACTCGATCATGTACATCTTCGCCGTGGCTCTTCAAGATGGCACTTGGCACCACGTTAATTCGTACGCTCCAGAGCGCGCGAAACGTGCTGACACTGTGGCATTGTGGCACAAAATTTCTACTGTTGAAGATAAACAGTGGACAGCTTGGTACCATGAGACTGATCCAGATAAAAAACGCTTCGGTGGCCGTGTAGAAATCACGATGAAAGATGGTTCTAAAATCGTTGATGAATTGGGCGTAGCTGATGCGCATCCAGCGGGTGCTCGTCCATTCAAACGTGCGGACTACATCCGTAAGTTTGATACTTTGACTGAAGGAATCATCACTAAAGCTGAGCGTGATCGCTTCATCGGTCTTTGTGAGAATTTGGAAAACTTGACTGCTGAACAGGTTCAACAGTTGAATGTTCAGATTCCTATCGACAAGCTTGTTAACAATAAGCGCGATAATAAAGGTATCTTCTAG